In Sporichthya polymorpha DSM 43042, a genomic segment contains:
- a CDS encoding sulfite exporter TauE/SafE family protein, with product MSALSLFFTGLTTGAIAGGASCAAVQGGLLAGAVGRRRAATADAELVPAAGLSESVARDLPKPLPEATGHRRAAVARRAGLLGEDGALVPLGAFLSAKLVSHTLLGALFGALGAAAQPSPRQRATLLLLAAALMVVFALDMLGVKAVRGLTPRAPEAWTRRVRRSSRSDSAFTPALLGFLTVLLPCGVTLSVWLLAITSGSVIAGAAVMAGFVIGTAPLFALIGYLLRQSSRLWQGRLSIATAVVVLGVAAWTVSSALTLGDWGPDRGSGTISAAESARAVRTLPDGTQVITLAVSSGGYAPSAIAARPGVPTRLELVTDDTGGCTRAFVVASKGIQQVLPETGVTSVDLGVPKEGTLKYTCGMGMYTGRIAFQAVSIAPAAQTGAMAGPTAGRS from the coding sequence ATGTCTGCGTTATCCCTGTTCTTCACCGGTCTGACCACCGGCGCCATCGCCGGCGGAGCCTCGTGCGCCGCCGTGCAAGGCGGGCTGCTCGCCGGGGCCGTGGGCCGTCGTCGCGCCGCGACGGCTGATGCCGAGCTCGTCCCCGCCGCAGGGTTGAGTGAATCAGTGGCCCGGGATCTGCCCAAACCCCTCCCCGAGGCGACCGGGCACCGCCGCGCCGCCGTTGCGCGGCGCGCCGGGCTGCTCGGTGAAGACGGGGCGCTCGTCCCGCTCGGTGCATTTCTGTCCGCCAAGCTGGTCTCGCACACGCTCCTGGGCGCTCTGTTCGGTGCGCTCGGTGCCGCTGCCCAGCCCAGCCCGCGACAGCGCGCCACGTTGTTGCTCCTGGCCGCGGCGCTGATGGTGGTGTTCGCCCTGGACATGCTCGGGGTGAAGGCCGTGCGTGGGCTCACTCCGCGCGCGCCTGAGGCCTGGACCCGGCGCGTCCGGCGCAGCTCCCGCTCGGACTCGGCGTTCACCCCCGCGCTGCTGGGCTTCCTGACGGTGCTGCTGCCGTGCGGTGTAACGCTGAGCGTGTGGCTGCTCGCCATCACCTCCGGGTCGGTGATCGCGGGTGCTGCGGTGATGGCCGGGTTCGTGATCGGCACTGCGCCGCTCTTCGCCCTCATCGGGTATTTGCTTCGCCAGTCCTCGCGGCTGTGGCAGGGCCGGCTCTCCATCGCTACTGCCGTGGTCGTCCTCGGTGTCGCGGCGTGGACCGTCAGCTCGGCGCTCACCCTGGGCGACTGGGGCCCGGACCGCGGGTCCGGCACCATCTCAGCGGCCGAGTCCGCGCGTGCGGTGCGGACGCTGCCCGACGGCACCCAGGTCATCACCCTCGCCGTCAGTAGTGGTGGCTACGCGCCCTCCGCCATCGCGGCCCGCCCGGGTGTGCCGACGCGCCTGGAGTTGGTCACCGACGACACCGGCGGTTGCACCCGCGCGTTCGTGGTGGCGAGCAAGGGCATCCAGCAGGTCCTGCCGGAGACTGGCGTCACCAGCGTTGACCTCGGCGTCCCCAAGGAAGGGACCCTGAAGTACACGTGCGGGATGGGCATGTACACCGGCCGGATCGCCTTCCAGGCCGTGTCGATCGCGCCGGCTGCGCAGACCGGGGCCATGGCCGGCCCGACGGCAGGGCGGTCGTGA
- a CDS encoding FAD:protein FMN transferase, producing the protein MTADGPRRSWVEQIMGMPISLLARGGPASSAAAAAAAEAVFAELREIDATFSTYRAESVVSRLGRGEVALEDCPDDVREVAQLCERARTLTDGLFDARRPDDSWDPSGYVKGWAVQRAARHLPQTGELDWCLNAGGDVVVRCGGDRSFNVGIADPRDATRAATVLAWSSGGVATSGTAVRGAHLYDPRTRGPALTHWASVTVAGTSLELADVLATAAFVAGPSWTEIVALGPGCIGLAIGHDGALVPTGGWPRPDC; encoded by the coding sequence ATGACAGCGGATGGGCCCCGGCGCAGCTGGGTCGAGCAGATCATGGGCATGCCGATCAGCCTGTTGGCCCGCGGCGGGCCGGCCTCGTCGGCTGCGGCCGCTGCGGCGGCCGAGGCGGTGTTCGCCGAACTCCGCGAGATCGACGCGACCTTCTCCACCTACCGGGCCGAGAGCGTGGTGAGCCGCCTCGGGCGCGGTGAGGTCGCACTTGAGGACTGCCCAGACGATGTCCGCGAGGTCGCCCAGCTGTGCGAGCGGGCGCGCACCCTCACCGATGGGCTCTTCGATGCCCGGCGGCCGGACGACAGCTGGGATCCGTCCGGCTACGTCAAGGGCTGGGCGGTGCAGCGCGCCGCTCGGCACCTGCCACAGACCGGCGAGCTGGACTGGTGCCTGAACGCGGGCGGCGACGTCGTCGTGCGCTGCGGCGGTGACCGCTCGTTCAACGTCGGGATCGCGGATCCGCGCGACGCCACCCGGGCCGCCACCGTGCTGGCCTGGAGCTCCGGCGGGGTGGCCACCAGTGGCACCGCCGTCCGGGGCGCGCATCTCTACGATCCGCGGACACGTGGACCCGCGCTGACCCATTGGGCGTCGGTCACGGTCGCCGGAACTTCGCTGGAGCTGGCCGACGTGCTCGCCACCGCGGCGTTCGTCGCGGGCCCGTCCTGGACCGAGATCGTCGCCCTCGGACCCGGCTGCATCGGGCTGGCGATCGGACACGACGGCGCCCTGGTTCCGACCGGCGGGTGGCCGCGCCCGGACTGCTGA
- a CDS encoding ferredoxin reductase family protein: MTVEVLAERVAPARSRVRPADASLRLLADGVGGISLAVVVILWATGPGSAAIWTSTANALTGLGRLSGLLAADLLLIQVLLMARVPVLEASFGRDRLVRRHRVVGFTSFALIWIHIGSVTSGYSLLVGGNWASQTWDLIANYPGMLLAVAGVAATCLVAATSMRIARRRLRYASWHLLHLYAYLGVGLALPHQIWAGADFTSSPGARLYWLSLYALTLAAVLTFRVGLPAWRTLRHQITVLSVEQESPEVVTVRLAGRDLHRLPARAGQFFIWRFLDGAGWSRGHPYSLSAPPRLNQIRITAKGRGESLARLAALRPGTWVQIEGPYGRLTGERRTATTLAMFACGIGITPLRALLEDENYRPGDAVLVYRARREEDLVFRAELEALAAHRGVRIHYLVGHRTRDGSWLPAGAFEGSDADAVRHFVPSITDCDVFICGPETWSEAVRAASVAAGVPGPRVHSERFAW, translated from the coding sequence GTGACGGTGGAGGTCCTCGCGGAGCGCGTAGCTCCCGCGCGTTCGCGGGTGCGCCCCGCCGACGCCTCCCTGCGCCTGCTCGCCGACGGCGTCGGCGGGATCAGCCTCGCCGTCGTGGTGATCCTGTGGGCCACGGGCCCGGGCTCGGCGGCGATCTGGACCTCGACCGCGAACGCGCTAACCGGTTTGGGTCGGTTGAGCGGCCTGCTGGCCGCGGACCTGCTGCTGATCCAGGTGCTGTTGATGGCCCGGGTTCCCGTCCTCGAGGCCAGCTTCGGGCGGGACCGCCTCGTGCGCCGGCACCGGGTCGTCGGCTTCACTTCCTTCGCCCTGATCTGGATACACATCGGGTCGGTCACCTCGGGCTACTCGCTCCTCGTCGGCGGGAACTGGGCGAGTCAGACCTGGGATCTGATCGCGAACTACCCCGGGATGCTGCTCGCCGTCGCCGGGGTGGCGGCGACGTGCTTGGTCGCCGCGACCTCGATGCGGATCGCCCGGCGCCGGCTGCGGTACGCAAGCTGGCATCTGCTCCACCTCTACGCCTACCTCGGCGTCGGACTCGCGCTGCCGCACCAGATCTGGGCCGGTGCCGACTTCACCTCCTCGCCCGGGGCGCGACTGTACTGGCTCTCGCTCTACGCCTTGACGCTCGCCGCGGTGCTGACCTTTCGGGTCGGGCTGCCGGCCTGGCGGACGCTGCGCCACCAGATCACCGTGCTCTCGGTCGAGCAGGAGAGCCCCGAGGTCGTCACCGTGCGCTTGGCCGGCCGGGACCTGCACCGCCTGCCGGCGCGCGCCGGGCAGTTCTTCATCTGGCGCTTCCTGGACGGCGCGGGGTGGTCGCGCGGGCACCCGTACTCGCTGTCGGCGCCGCCGCGACTGAACCAGATCCGCATCACCGCCAAGGGCCGGGGTGAATCGCTGGCCCGCCTGGCAGCGCTGCGCCCCGGCACCTGGGTCCAGATCGAAGGACCCTACGGTCGCCTGACCGGCGAACGGCGCACCGCAACGACCCTTGCCATGTTCGCCTGCGGCATCGGCATCACCCCGCTGCGGGCCCTGCTGGAAGACGAGAACTACCGCCCCGGCGATGCTGTGCTCGTCTACCGCGCGCGGCGCGAGGAGGACCTCGTATTCCGGGCCGAGCTGGAGGCCCTCGCCGCCCATCGTGGCGTCAGGATCCACTACCTCGTGGGCCACCGCACCCGGGACGGGTCCTGGCTGCCGGCCGGGGCGTTCGAGGGCAGCGACGCGGACGCGGTCCGCCACTTCGTCCCGAGCATCACCGACTGCGACGTCTTCATCTGCGGCCCGGAGACCTGGTCAGAGGCGGTCCGGGCCGCCAGCGTGGCCGCCGGCGTGCCCGGCCCGCGGGTCCACAGCGAACGGTTCGCCTGGTGA
- a CDS encoding FMN-binding protein yields MSAPRWAARRNALFAAGTGAVLVALLMYPSSTSGSATQASASGEGSRTATVKPGADGLLIVDGPVVNTDYGPVQVQIKFREELIENATALLYPRATLVDKAINDDAVDTLIGQTLIEQNAQFDTISGATHTSEAYRISLQAALDAAHAAPSQAEMPAEMPAGMDHGGGSG; encoded by the coding sequence GTGAGCGCGCCGCGCTGGGCCGCACGCCGCAACGCCCTCTTCGCCGCTGGCACCGGCGCTGTTCTCGTCGCCCTGCTGATGTACCCGTCGAGCACCAGTGGGAGCGCGACGCAGGCCTCGGCCTCCGGCGAAGGCTCAAGGACGGCGACCGTCAAGCCCGGCGCGGACGGGCTGCTGATCGTGGACGGACCGGTCGTGAACACCGACTACGGCCCGGTGCAAGTGCAGATCAAGTTTCGCGAAGAGCTGATCGAGAACGCGACGGCGCTGCTCTACCCGCGCGCGACCCTCGTCGACAAGGCGATAAACGACGACGCCGTGGACACCCTGATCGGCCAGACGCTGATCGAACAGAACGCGCAGTTCGACACGATCTCCGGCGCTACCCACACCTCCGAGGCCTACCGCATCTCACTGCAGGCCGCGCTCGATGCCGCGCACGCGGCACCCTCCCAGGCCGAGATGCCCGCCGAGATGCCCGCCGGGATGGACCACGGAGGGGGCTCGGGCTGA
- a CDS encoding L,D-transpeptidase has protein sequence MRRNTMRVAAFVGACVMALTACGGDGDKLSPVAARSAMGLTVYPAYDATDVKPDSTITVNGTYGRLDEVQVFDSTGTVITGEFSEDRTAWVADRRLSPNESYTVIARGTSEKGAAVSQTSRFNTLKVMEKDQTGSNFILPLDGSTVGVAHPVVVQFNHNILNREAVLESLTIETSEEVEGGWYWIDAREVHWRPKEFWPSGTKVTVRENLVGLDMGDGEWGTSRRESSFTIGREQVIKVDVKRRELTVVRDDDVIRRVDVSTGKPGWETRNGTKVIMEKVTGKIWTNEAIDAPENYRLRSSYAMRMTNSGEFLHDATWNNRIGSANTSHGCVGMSLADMRWMYNNTIIGDPVITIGSPKKFTDLWNRYQDWNVDWDQWLTGNFDLSDE, from the coding sequence ATGAGGCGAAACACGATGCGGGTCGCGGCGTTCGTCGGCGCGTGCGTCATGGCCCTCACCGCGTGCGGGGGCGACGGGGACAAGCTCTCGCCGGTTGCGGCGCGCTCGGCCATGGGCCTCACGGTCTACCCGGCCTACGACGCCACCGACGTCAAGCCCGACAGCACCATCACGGTCAATGGCACCTACGGCCGCCTCGACGAGGTCCAGGTCTTCGACTCCACCGGCACCGTCATCACCGGCGAGTTCAGCGAGGACCGCACGGCCTGGGTGGCCGACCGCCGACTCTCCCCCAACGAGAGCTACACGGTCATCGCCCGCGGCACCAGTGAGAAGGGCGCGGCGGTGAGCCAGACCAGCCGCTTCAACACCCTCAAGGTGATGGAGAAGGACCAGACCGGGTCCAACTTCATCCTGCCGCTCGACGGCAGCACCGTCGGCGTCGCGCATCCGGTGGTCGTCCAGTTCAACCACAACATCCTCAACCGCGAGGCGGTCCTCGAGTCGCTGACGATCGAGACATCGGAAGAGGTCGAAGGCGGCTGGTACTGGATCGACGCGCGCGAGGTGCACTGGCGGCCCAAAGAATTCTGGCCGTCCGGCACCAAGGTCACCGTCAGGGAGAACCTGGTCGGTCTCGACATGGGCGACGGCGAGTGGGGAACCTCCCGACGCGAGAGCAGCTTCACCATCGGGCGCGAGCAGGTCATCAAGGTCGACGTGAAGCGGCGCGAGTTGACGGTTGTACGCGACGACGACGTGATCAGGCGCGTCGACGTCTCCACCGGCAAGCCGGGCTGGGAGACCCGTAACGGCACCAAGGTCATCATGGAGAAGGTCACCGGCAAGATCTGGACCAACGAGGCGATCGACGCCCCGGAGAACTACCGGCTGCGCTCGTCCTACGCGATGCGGATGACGAACTCCGGCGAGTTCCTCCACGACGCGACCTGGAACAACCGGATCGGCTCCGCCAACACCAGCCACGGCTGCGTCGGCATGAGCCTGGCCGACATGCGCTGGATGTATAACAACACGATCATCGGGGACCCCGTCATCACCATCGGCTCCCCGAAGAAGTTCACCGACCTGTGGAACCGCTATCAGGACTGGAACGTGGACTGGGATCAGTGGCTGACCGGGAACTTCGACCTCAGCGACGAATAA
- a CDS encoding lytic transglycosylase domain-containing protein, translating to MRYRRVAVVIGGAVLPLLAGLFGVAVAAEKTGVAGAPSRFTAALADAAYTCPHLPAGLQAALIDVESGWDAAKEGPNGTQGLAQLSPRMWAAWGEDADGDGTNSPLDSADAIDAQARMLCQYYRQAVQSPLRGDRLSLALAAYRLGWNRLQEVGGLGQLPATREYIAEVKNLAPLYAKGLGVVNNSRSMYTPLPNPRTPTSAVSWARSMVGDYGWLSLCLNFMAQAYGWDHSGTRYAIDHWLFTPNSMRHHRQREAPAGALMFWDTGLRAGHVAISLGNGYVATNDVITPGRISIVPASTIDARWNARYLGWTPPYFPDGV from the coding sequence ATGCGCTACCGGCGCGTTGCCGTTGTCATCGGCGGTGCGGTACTGCCTCTGCTCGCCGGCCTCTTCGGCGTGGCGGTCGCCGCCGAGAAAACCGGCGTAGCGGGGGCGCCGTCCCGGTTCACGGCGGCCCTCGCCGACGCCGCCTACACCTGCCCGCATTTACCGGCCGGTCTGCAGGCCGCGCTGATCGACGTGGAGAGCGGCTGGGACGCGGCCAAGGAGGGGCCCAACGGCACCCAGGGCCTGGCCCAGCTCTCGCCGCGGATGTGGGCGGCGTGGGGCGAGGACGCAGATGGCGACGGCACGAACAGCCCGCTGGACTCCGCGGACGCCATCGACGCCCAAGCGCGCATGCTCTGCCAGTACTACCGGCAGGCGGTCCAGTCACCACTGCGCGGCGACCGGCTCTCGCTCGCTCTCGCCGCTTACCGGCTGGGCTGGAACCGACTCCAGGAGGTCGGCGGGCTCGGGCAGCTGCCGGCCACGCGTGAGTACATCGCCGAGGTCAAGAACCTGGCACCGCTTTACGCCAAGGGCCTCGGCGTGGTGAACAACTCCCGCTCGATGTACACCCCGCTGCCGAACCCGCGCACACCCACCAGTGCCGTCAGCTGGGCACGGTCCATGGTCGGCGACTACGGCTGGCTCAGCCTGTGCCTGAACTTCATGGCACAGGCCTACGGCTGGGACCACTCGGGGACGCGCTACGCCATCGACCACTGGCTGTTCACGCCGAACTCGATGCGCCACCACCGCCAGCGCGAGGCCCCGGCCGGCGCGCTGATGTTCTGGGACACCGGCCTGCGGGCCGGCCACGTCGCGATCTCACTCGGCAACGGCTACGTCGCAACCAACGACGTCATCACCCCCGGTCGGATCAGCATCGTGCCGGCGTCGACTATCGACGCGAGGTGGAACGCGCGCTACCTCGGCTGGACCCCGCCCTACTTCCCAGACGGCGTGTAG